From Virgibacillus ihumii, the proteins below share one genomic window:
- a CDS encoding potassium channel family protein gives MGILSWIFIFSICGIMVWSLIQFIRGGKYRLNLQLRESKFSAEIFYTLVIVYFTVIIGFGLIYFILSINRILLVENGELREVSIIASMIHSIYFSGVTLLTIGYGDITPIGIGRLIALIQALIGYILPTAFVLRIVQSNQENRDE, from the coding sequence ATGGGAATTTTATCATGGATTTTCATTTTTAGTATTTGCGGAATAATGGTGTGGAGCCTTATTCAATTTATTCGTGGCGGAAAATATCGCCTCAATCTGCAATTGCGTGAAAGCAAGTTTTCTGCTGAAATTTTTTATACATTAGTAATTGTTTATTTCACGGTTATTATCGGATTCGGTTTAATATATTTCATCCTGTCCATTAACCGGATTTTACTCGTGGAAAATGGTGAATTAAGAGAGGTCAGTATTATAGCCTCAATGATTCATTCAATTTATTTCAGTGGGGTAACGCTCTTGACGATTGGATACGGAGATATAACTCCAATCGGTATCGGGCGGTTGATTGCATTGATTCAGGCTCTGATTGGGTATATTCTGCCAACTGCCTTTGTACTTAGAATCGTGCAGTCGAATCAAGAAAATAGAGACGAATAA
- a CDS encoding IucA/IucC family protein — protein MNIPFTTDHITMQNLLNCYIKETGKGEWKAATQIELPFEKKYEYVLIIPFADFSVTLYIPVRYKSETGRHLFAPNMYYQDRNEEVQQLDFLTLLSYMQKDLAKMTAKPVQTEELLLRTILSYQTMKGILSHRSDDLTECYQAEKTFLQSEQSLLIGHQVHPTPKSRQGIDDEEEHIFAPERKGSFQIHYFRVKHELVEEDSVLSQTATMLIKEELSRDPFVSESFKELYCQQDDWSLIPVHPLQARKLLGKQSVHNQIEAGKLVYLGPKGREYYPTASIRTVYHQDAAYMYKFSIPVKITNSLRVNKRKELDRGVEVSRLLRQEIMDSLNELYPSFKVIEDPAYITVNLDMEEESGFETVVRDNPFQAENAQRTTLLAGLSQDHVEGGKSHLANVIHQLAERKQLSIEEASEQWFRRYLNITLRPLYWIYTTYGIALEAHQQNSVVQLDENGLPAAFFYRDNQGYYFMDSKAQWLKQVVPNLNEKSDTICTDSIAEERFRYYFFFNHIFGLINAFGVSHLIEEHRLLKLLKEELHALFKQFGDSTNLISSLLNEETLPCKANLLTRVHDMDELVGSLETQSVYTSVENPLYKTAGELYEV, from the coding sequence ATGAATATTCCATTCACTACTGATCATATAACGATGCAAAATCTGCTGAATTGCTATATCAAAGAGACTGGTAAAGGGGAATGGAAGGCAGCCACTCAAATAGAATTGCCATTTGAAAAGAAGTATGAATACGTGCTCATTATCCCATTTGCTGATTTTTCCGTCACATTATATATACCTGTTCGATATAAATCTGAAACTGGCCGTCATCTATTTGCACCCAATATGTATTATCAAGATCGGAATGAAGAAGTACAGCAGCTTGATTTTCTAACCTTATTGTCATATATGCAAAAGGATTTAGCCAAAATGACTGCCAAACCGGTTCAAACTGAGGAACTGCTGCTTAGAACGATTTTAAGCTATCAAACAATGAAAGGAATCCTCTCGCACAGAAGTGATGACCTGACAGAATGTTATCAGGCAGAAAAAACGTTTTTGCAATCAGAGCAGTCGCTGTTAATCGGTCACCAGGTTCATCCGACACCAAAGAGCAGACAGGGAATTGATGATGAGGAAGAACATATTTTTGCACCTGAAAGAAAAGGATCATTCCAGATTCATTATTTTCGTGTGAAACATGAGTTGGTTGAAGAAGATTCGGTTTTATCCCAAACAGCAACAATGCTTATAAAAGAAGAATTAAGCCGGGATCCATTTGTTTCAGAGTCATTTAAGGAGTTGTACTGTCAACAAGATGACTGGTCATTAATTCCGGTTCATCCTTTACAGGCAAGAAAACTGCTGGGTAAGCAATCGGTTCATAACCAGATTGAAGCCGGAAAGCTAGTCTATTTAGGGCCAAAGGGGAGGGAGTATTATCCAACTGCTTCGATTCGTACGGTATATCATCAGGATGCAGCATACATGTATAAATTTTCAATACCGGTAAAGATCACCAATTCATTACGAGTCAACAAACGTAAAGAGCTTGACCGCGGCGTTGAAGTGAGCCGATTGCTGCGGCAGGAGATAATGGATAGTCTAAACGAACTGTACCCTTCATTCAAAGTTATTGAAGATCCTGCCTATATAACGGTGAATCTGGATATGGAAGAAGAGTCAGGATTTGAAACAGTTGTTCGTGACAATCCATTTCAAGCAGAAAATGCGCAGCGAACAACATTGCTTGCAGGACTGAGTCAAGATCATGTTGAAGGCGGAAAGTCACATCTCGCAAATGTTATACATCAGCTTGCTGAACGGAAACAATTATCAATCGAAGAAGCAAGCGAGCAATGGTTTCGTCGTTACCTAAATATTACCTTACGTCCGCTTTACTGGATATACACTACTTATGGGATTGCACTTGAGGCGCACCAGCAGAATTCCGTTGTCCAACTGGATGAAAATGGTCTTCCGGCAGCATTTTTCTATCGGGATAACCAGGGGTACTACTTTATGGATTCCAAGGCGCAATGGTTAAAGCAAGTGGTGCCAAATTTAAATGAAAAAAGCGACACAATCTGCACTGATTCAATCGCAGAAGAGCGTTTCCGGTATTATTTCTTTTTCAACCATATATTCGGATTAATTAATGCATTCGGAGTCAGCCATCTTATTGAAGAGCACCGGCTTTTAAAGCTGTTAAAAGAGGAACTGCATGCGTTATTCAAGCAATTTGGTGATTCTACGAACTTAATCAGCTCATTATTAAATGAAGAAACACTTCCATGCAAGGCCAATCTATTAACTAGGGTACATGATATGGATGAACTGGTTGGATCTCTTGAGACACAGTCCGTTTATACATCGGTTGAAAATCCACTGTATAAGACGGCGGGTGAGCTGTATGAAGTATAA
- a CDS encoding pyridoxal phosphate-dependent decarboxylase family protein, with translation MIANTAHNHIDDSAWDFEQWFLHPGEQSTKKFRELIESTVSIIANQSVEGNRPFSGIVHDDIKAMARCVTRVPINGQELEYVMKDIHEVVKHSLWISHPSAIAHLHCPPMLPSIAAEMIIAALNQSLDSWDQSPAATHVEEEVLKHFITKISYYLHADGVFTSGGTQSNYMGMLLARNQACETYFSVNIQQDGFPAEASRLRILCSDHAHFTVQQSAAQLGLGSNSVITVKTNDQQQLCLADAKEKLEQLHEQDLIPFAIVATAGTTDFGSIDNLKEIADLADTYRLWMHVDAAYGGALLFSHQYRYLLDYLWEADSITIDFHKLYFQSISCGAFFVKDKQSFQHILYHADYLNPEEDQEKGIVNLVEKSTQTTKRFDALKILMSLKLLGTDQFGNMIDYTIDLAKKTQQLLRQHHFDVFHEPVLNAVLFRYLPENLDDACFADEINRELQRHFYQSGELIMAKTVQNGNVYLKLTMLNPLNTVDKMKGHIENIKQIGKEIETEKGGEVYEYSIHY, from the coding sequence ATGATTGCAAACACTGCTCATAATCATATAGATGATTCGGCATGGGATTTTGAACAATGGTTTTTGCATCCGGGGGAGCAGAGCACGAAAAAATTCCGGGAATTGATTGAAAGCACAGTCAGCATCATTGCAAATCAATCGGTTGAGGGAAACAGGCCATTCTCCGGTATTGTGCACGATGATATTAAAGCAATGGCAAGGTGCGTAACCCGCGTGCCAATAAACGGGCAGGAATTAGAATATGTGATGAAAGACATTCATGAAGTTGTGAAACACTCATTATGGATTTCACATCCTTCAGCGATAGCCCATCTTCACTGTCCGCCAATGCTGCCGTCGATTGCTGCAGAAATGATCATTGCTGCACTTAATCAATCATTGGATTCATGGGATCAAAGTCCTGCAGCAACGCATGTAGAAGAAGAAGTGCTGAAGCATTTTATTACGAAGATTAGTTATTACCTGCATGCAGATGGTGTATTTACAAGTGGCGGAACACAGTCCAACTATATGGGAATGCTGCTCGCCCGCAATCAGGCATGTGAAACTTATTTTTCTGTCAATATTCAGCAGGACGGCTTTCCGGCTGAAGCGAGCAGGTTACGGATTCTGTGCTCAGATCATGCGCATTTTACTGTTCAGCAATCAGCCGCACAGCTTGGCCTGGGCAGTAATTCTGTTATAACAGTTAAAACGAACGATCAACAACAGCTTTGCTTAGCCGATGCAAAGGAAAAACTTGAGCAGCTTCATGAACAAGACTTGATTCCTTTTGCAATTGTTGCTACTGCCGGCACAACAGATTTTGGCAGCATTGATAATTTAAAAGAAATTGCTGACCTCGCGGATACATATCGGTTATGGATGCATGTTGATGCGGCATATGGCGGGGCATTATTATTTTCCCATCAGTATCGTTATCTGCTTGATTATTTGTGGGAAGCTGATTCGATTACGATTGATTTCCATAAGCTTTATTTTCAATCGATAAGCTGCGGAGCGTTTTTTGTTAAAGATAAACAATCGTTTCAACACATTTTGTATCACGCCGATTATTTAAATCCTGAGGAAGATCAGGAAAAAGGTATTGTCAACCTTGTTGAAAAAAGCACGCAAACGACAAAGCGCTTTGATGCTTTAAAGATTCTTATGTCGTTGAAATTACTCGGTACAGATCAGTTTGGGAATATGATAGATTACACCATCGACCTAGCTAAGAAAACACAGCAGCTTTTACGCCAGCATCATTTTGACGTATTTCATGAGCCGGTGCTGAATGCAGTGCTATTTCGATATTTACCGGAAAATCTTGATGATGCGTGTTTTGCAGATGAAATTAATCGTGAGCTTCAGCGCCATTTCTATCAAAGCGGCGAATTGATTATGGCAAAAACGGTGCAAAACGGAAACGTGTACTTAAAACTAACGATGCTTAATCCGTTAAATACAGTTGATAAAATGAAGGGTCATATTGAAAACATCAAACAAATCGGGAAGGAAATCGAGACTGAGAAAGGCGGGGAAGTTTATGAATATTCCATTCACTACTGA
- the bcp gene encoding thioredoxin-dependent thiol peroxidase, producing MSVEAGKQAPDFTLPNQDGNEVSLSDFKGKSVVLYFYPKDMTPGCTTEACDFRDAQESFSELDAVIIGVSPDPVERHQKFIDKHDLPFLLLADEDHKAAEAYGVWKLKKNFGKEYYGIERSTFIIDPEGTIQEEFRKVKVNGHVEEALASIKES from the coding sequence ATGAGTGTTGAAGCAGGGAAGCAGGCACCAGATTTTACATTGCCGAATCAGGATGGAAACGAAGTAAGCCTGTCAGACTTTAAAGGAAAATCAGTTGTCTTATATTTCTACCCGAAAGATATGACGCCGGGGTGTACTACGGAAGCTTGTGATTTCCGTGATGCACAGGAAAGTTTCAGTGAGTTGGATGCTGTCATCATTGGTGTCAGCCCTGATCCGGTCGAGCGGCATCAAAAGTTTATTGATAAACATGATCTTCCCTTTCTGCTGCTGGCTGATGAAGATCATAAGGCAGCCGAAGCATATGGTGTCTGGAAACTGAAGAAAAATTTCGGCAAAGAATATTACGGCATCGAGCGGTCGACATTTATCATTGACCCGGAAGGCACTATTCAAGAAGAATTTCGTAAAGTAAAAGTGAACGGACATGTGGAGGAAGCATTAGCATCTATAAAAGAGTCTTAA
- a CDS encoding GNAT family N-acetyltransferase, translating into MKYKQEITSAYPFEYYDPIQQMTLTFREVTLEDTRLLHSWMHEKHVIPYWKLNLPFKDYQTHVEKHLTDNHQKLLIGELNGKPMSYWESYWVQDDLIGNYYAFNRFDQGIHLLIGPSDFLGKGYIYPLLLTILAHKFNIRETAKVVAEPDIQNEKMIHVFKKCGFTPIKEVELPDKTGLLMFCERSLFERRWTDWQQNNF; encoded by the coding sequence ATGAAGTATAAACAGGAAATAACATCAGCATATCCTTTTGAGTATTACGACCCAATTCAACAAATGACTCTTACGTTTCGCGAAGTCACATTGGAGGACACTCGTTTACTTCATTCCTGGATGCATGAAAAGCATGTGATCCCTTACTGGAAGTTGAATCTGCCATTTAAAGATTATCAAACACATGTTGAAAAACATTTGACAGATAATCATCAAAAACTGCTGATTGGCGAGTTGAATGGTAAGCCAATGAGTTATTGGGAGTCCTACTGGGTTCAGGATGATTTAATTGGAAACTACTATGCGTTTAATCGATTTGACCAGGGCATTCATTTATTAATTGGACCGTCAGATTTTTTGGGCAAGGGTTATATTTATCCGTTGCTGCTGACAATCTTGGCACATAAATTCAACATACGGGAGACCGCTAAAGTAGTCGCAGAACCGGATATCCAGAATGAGAAAATGATTCATGTTTTTAAAAAATGCGGTTTCACTCCGATTAAAGAGGTAGAGCTTCCTGATAAAACAGGATTATTGATGTTTTGTGAACGCAGTTTGTTTGAAAGGAGATGGACGGATTGGCAGCAAAACAACTTTTAG